ATGGTCCAGCAGATAGCGCTACTTAGTTTCCTCCCAGGAATTTCTATTCTTGTTCACTTTTTCTCTTCACAGGaaatggacaaagaaggaacaCTTCACCCTTTGGCTGTGCCTCTGtgacacacagcagctctgttgcAATTTCAGGCTGCTCCAAGGTTTGAGGTGGGAGTCCTGATGCTGCAACACGTGCACACTGCTCACACAGGTATTGCAGCCTGGGTTGGCAGTACCTGATGCTTTTACCTTAGGATGtgcaaaatcccccaaaccagTACCTAAATGGGTGGGCTCAGGAAATGTTGGGGTGATGGAGCTCACCTGGTTCTGCGAGGTCTTCTGCAGGTTGTTTCCCCGGCCACCCACACTGGGGTGCTGTGGGAAGGTGTGCCGGGGGGTTCAGCTTCAGCAAAGCCTGGCACAAGGAGGGATTGGCTCTTGTCTGGGAGCCTGGAAGCATTTCCAGATCTCACTTGGACCCATTCTATCATTTAAAGCCATTACCTTCTCCTGTAGGTTGTGATGAATTTTGGTTTGTTGATGAGGATTTTTCCATAGATTGTATTTCCTGTTGGGCAATGTCCAGCAGCTTGTAAATTAAATTGTGGGAGGGTAGTGGGGAAACAAGCCCTGAAaccacactgctgctgtcccagcttaATTCAGCACAGGAACAGGAAGCAGTCATTACAAGAGTAATAATTCTcaattgctttgaaaaaaacctcaacttTAGTTCTGTAATTTTACACATTTCAGTACATTGCATTGGATTTGCAAATAgtactttgtttttattttaagtatatAAATGTTTGATACAAAGGATTAAAAAATTCTCCACATTCTGCTGTTCCTCTTTCCAGCAGTCATTAGAGGAGTCTCAGCATGCTACTTCCCATCTTCTAGGAACCAATTAACAATTACGTGATTGTAAACAGCTAATTGGTGTTTTATCTGGACATAACATTGCCACATTAATAATGTAAACCAAAGTAATCCAATAATGGAAACCTTTCTTATGCCATTAGTTCAAATGAGCATTTATGGATTAAATCAGCAAGTCATGTGCAACTGCCAAGTTAAAGCTTGGACGTGAAGTCACTCATGTCTTCTTACAGCACCAAAAGAAGTAAGAATTCAGGAATGTGCCCAAGTCTCATCAGTGGTCCTGTCTAATTAAAGGAGGAATTGTATTTCACTGGAGCTAGGCCAAATTCTGAGTTTTCAACTTCACTGATGTGGAGTGGGTCTGGGAAGTTGGGGGGAGGGACCAGGATCCATTCTGTCATATTctaattgatatttttttttttaatgcatttgtacattttaaaatgttatttcagaaaAGTAGAATTCAAAGTTGAAAGATTATTTCAAAGCTGAAAAACCTCATTGTCCTTatataaaaatcaaagcaaaacattCTGACTTTACTTTGTTAATACCTGAATTTCAAATATCTTCTCATTAGCTCAATCTGCACTTTCTGGTGAATAAAATTTTATCCCCCTGCATTCCCCTTTCCAATTCATCTGCCTTAtctctaattttctttccccaacTATTCCCCTTGTCCACAACAAGGCTACTAGACTGGTTCTGTTTGAAATTTGCATTGGCTTCCATACATTGGATTCTAAGTTCTGCAACATGCCCACTTCCTCCTCTTGCCAAgctaggaaaacaaaatattgtcTCTGTACACACACACTCAATTTTACTCAGGACTGGGCTAGGCTGCAAAATTAGGATCTTGGTTTCAAAGGCACTCCACAGGCAAAGAAAGCTCATTTCAGAGAACTGGTttgctcttctgaaaaaaaagaaaagggcagGAACAGATCCCGATTGGCAAGCTCAGGAGCACTTGCAGCAAGGTTTTGGCTCAGAGTTGTCCTCAGTTGCACTGactaaaaagaataaaagcatGGCCTGCTTTTGGTAGGATCAAAGGTGTCAAAAATGCTCTAAGtacatttttattgtcttctgTGAGTCCTGATGGTTTTCTCAGTAAGTCTTGATTTCTTGTTGGACAACTTCCAGCAGTAACTGTAGTTTGTGTGTAAGGAAATCTGAAAGggtgggaaaaaaggaaggaaacttAGTCCAGAGGAAATCCTGAGATATTGCTGTAAAACAGAGCATCAGCACTGATAGCTGGAGCACTTTATGTTGGCAGATCACTGTATCTGTTTGCTTTCTCTATGTTTTCTTCTATTCAGTGATTACTGATGCACCTCCATCCAATATCAAATCAAAAGAAGACTTGaaacagaaatgacaaaataaacTCAAACCTGGGCTTCCATTCCTGAAAAAACCCTTGTACCGCCATGCCTACACCCAAAGGAAATCTGTACTAGTCGCTGCATGGAGTGGAGATGTACTTCATCTCCATGGCTTCATTCGTGTCCAAATCATCCTGGCCTCTTCCCCAAGCTGACAGACCTTCTCCTACCAGTCCTCTCCCCAGCCTTTCAGCACTAAGTTTGTAATGGAGTTACAGCATCTGCCTGTAGTCTCTCCATCCTAACTTTTCATCTTTTTGCTCCATGTCAGACAAATTTGAGCCAGAGCTGGTGATCCCAAAGACATGATAACGTTTAgtgggtgccagggctggggtgggaaagTGACCCTCCCTGTTCCCCCTTTTTGTAGACCTCAGCCTTGtctttgttaaaataaatttggcTGTGGAGTCTGTGCCTTGGGAAAGGCATCAGAGTGGTGCCAGGGGTCATGAGTTAGGTTTCATGAGGTCTGTTGGTAAAGGAGCAATTTGCATCAGAGACAAGCCCTGGGAACAAACCAACATCCCAACCCTTGAGTCTGTTTAGGTCCACAGTGCTGGAAGTCCAGTGCATACTTACAAAAGAGGTTGCGGCAGCGGTCTGACATCTGCCTGCGAATTATGAGGTAGTAGACTGGAAAACCACTCAAAACCATGGTGCACCCAATGCTAATGCTCACAGGGTCTGAGTAGAAAGACATTGCCACTGTGAAGAGGCAAATGATGGTAAAAGAGACAGGAACAAACAGGGGAACCTGGGGAAAAGAGCACAGAAGACTATCAGGGAAAACTGGTGACAGTGCCAGACTCTGTATGTGCCAGCACACACTGTATTCACTTCTCCAtccaaagaaaatgagaagaatCATATCCTGTCCTGCAGAACATTTCTGTACAATCAGACTGCAAACAATTGCATCAGCTTCAGTGTGCCCTGTGAGGTACATACCTCCTGTATTCATGTGCACCAAAATCTAAACCTCACTTGCAAGTGGAAGCCAAGCAGGAGAAACCACCTACACCCCACAGTCTGTGAATGCCCTGCATGCACACATACCTACTTGCCACCTAAGGCAAGTGCTGAGGGAAAATCTGAAGCCAAGAAAGAAGTGAATCAAACTGTTCTTTGCTTATAAAACACGTGTTGGCCTGCTTCCAGTTCACCTGAGACTTCTGGTGACTAACCCAAGACAAACCAGATTCCCTATTCCTATCTCTGCAGTACATGCAGCTTCAGTAACACCATGGTGAAAATCAAAGCAGCACTCAGCACTTCAGCCATAGCCTATTGGGTGAGCCAATTCATCTGAGTTGTTTGGAGAGCAAATAGGAAGActgcaataaataataaaactgtgAAACACTCGCTCTGTCTCTGGATCCAAACTCAGCCAAGTAACTCCTTGCCATGGTTGATGGAATGAAGGAGCAGCTCTCATGTAGGGTGACAATCTTTACAAGTAATAAAGATGCTCAGCATGCCAAGTTGGAAGAGATGAGCTGCTCTAGGTATGGCAGTCATCCAGCCATCAAACTTAGGTACTCTTGTCTTTCCAGCCAGAGCATCCCCTGCCAGCCActcctacacacacacactgcacatcTGCTTGAGAGGTGAGCGAGCAGActcatccctcctcctcttccttcccgGTGTTTTCTCACCATTTTTAACTCAAAATGCTGCAGAGAGGGGAAGTTGTCACACGTGTGCCAGGCTTTGTTCTGCACGGGCAGCGGCCGGGGATGGCTCGGGTGCGGCCGCTAGAGCGCAGCACGCACCCGCGCATCCCTTCCATCCCGCACAGAGCTGATAAAAACCAGGGAAAACGCGGGGAAAAGCAGCCCAACTGACCAAAAGGCCACTATTTACCTCCCTCGTTTAATCAGCATTTAGGAGCCACTAAACTTCTGAATCTGtctgaagaaaaccaaaatctcAGCATCTGAAACCATCAGCAGTGCCACCCGTTAATAAATCTCCCCTGAGAAGCTtggtttgaaataaaaactaaagACTTATTTAGTTTGGTTCTGAGAGAATACACGAGTGCAGCCAGCCAACAAACTGGGAAGCCTCAAGGGCTCTGGTAAATGCAAGgaccaagaagaaaaattacccCAAACTTTGCAGGAGGATGCGCTCTGCTCATGGAGAGCCCCTGTGAGCTGTGGGAGGTGTTTCTGTCCCCTGAATTCCTTACTGCCCAGCAGCCTCTctcttccccaggagctgctggctgggggctccaCGCAGGGTGACCAGAGTCAGGAACAATCTGTGCCTGCCTCGAGCACCGCCCCAATCTAATTAATGCCTTCTGCACATGATCCAGCAGTGGGAATGGTGCCCAAGCACGGGaaagctgctccagcatccccTGCTGACATGAGGGGgatcccagcacccagcagagtGGGAAAGACCACAAGAGGGGCCCAGTGCTTTACACAAGACAATATTTCAGTAGCAGCAGATGATTCCTCCCAAGTCAGGTTTGCTCCTTTTTCCCCAAGCCTGACACCTTGTTGCTTCTCAGCTAGAGCTAAGACTTAACTTACCACTGAAATAACATCCAGGCAAGAGGCCCTTCTTGTAGCCCACGAGAGATCAGCGAGATCTGCTCTCTGCACATCTCCCAGTTCCAAGCCTGACACTTTGTCCCCTGTAGCAACCACTCTTCTAACAGATGCATCTGGTGACTCCATGTAGAGCTGGTTTTATAGGATCTACAACATCTGGCTATTTGGGCACATCAACCCATTTCAGGAGCTCCCAAAATGCATTACTGAAACGCCTTAGAGCCTAAAGGCAGCCGTGGCCATGAAATGGTGTAATGATTAGCAAACCAAAGAGAGGAATGAGAGGAATGAGAGGCCTGCACACTGCTGGCTGCATTACCTTGAAGGGGCTGCGCAGTTCCGGGTGGCGGTGGCGATGCACGATGAGCCCGAGGGTGGCTAATCCTATGAAGAGCCATCGGGAAAAGCTGAAGAAGTTCAGGAGATGGTAAATGTCTCCAATGCACACCATGGCAGTGACCAAAGGGAACTGAGCATTGTGAACACAAAATAGAGTCGTTAAAGCCATGGATCACCCCCTCCAATCCCCCTGCAACTGCTTCACAGCCCCAACATTTTGGAGGTCAGAGAGTTTTACAAAACAGTGGCACAGACTGAAGGCAAAATACCTAAAGGCCATGTTCTGCAGTGCTACAGAAAAGAGTGATCATTTCAAGCTCAGCAGCATCTTGGATGTCTCATGTCCAAGCCAGGACAATTAAAACATGCATGATCCAAAAGCCTGCACTGCTGGTACCCAGGCTATCTACAATGACATCTGCTAAGTTTTTAGTAGGTCAGCCAAGCTGCAACAGGCACAACAGCACagttgggatggagctgggctataaaaaaagccctgaacaaaccaaaacaagagaCCAGACCATCTCTACGAATGCGCATTCCCTGCATTTCCACCACACCTGGGAGTTTCCAATTTCCAAATAGCCAAAGCTCGGCAGAGCTGTTTTTGTAAGGCAATATCAAGCAGTACCTGTGGCAGATGGTAGGAACTGTACTCTTAAAAAAGGTGTCTAATGTTATAAGGCAGGGATCTCAAGGCTGTACATTTGGACACCACTGCTGGCTCAAGGGGATTTAATACTTTGCAGCCATTTCCTGCATCCtgccttctttatttttcaggggGTAATTGAAAAAGTCTCAACACCCTTTAAAATTCCTTAGTTTATCCAGTCCTTGTGAGAAAGCCAGGACAGCAAAAGAGCAGAGCATGTCACACACAGCCAGATCTCCTTACCATTAACATGACAGCAGGAAGGGGGGTGTGCCTTCGAATGTGGATCATGGAGAAGAGAGGAGGCCACTGCCCTTCCCTGGAAGCCACAAACAGAGTCCTAGGAAAAGACAGGGAGCCCTGCACATTAATATCCTGCATCCACATTAGAAATGAGCTCAGTCACTGGACTGACGCGAGGCATCAAGGCACCCactcccttccccagcacaagTCTGCCATTCAAGTTCTGCCTTTAGCTGCACTTCCATAGAAagtttggtttgggttgcaaacagccctcctgccatgggcagggacagctcacactagaccaagttgctcagagctcaTTTAGGGGACATTTGGAAGAAAACCCCAAGGCTGAGTTCCCACAGCTCTCCCAACACCAGTTCAGAGCGGTTCAGAGCCCACCCTCAGAACCACCGGCAGGGTCTCCTTGGGAGCCTCATTAGCAGAGACCTTTGGGCAAGTCCAAAGTGACCATGAATGAGCTCAGTCTGGAAAGAGGAGTAAGAAACTATCTTGCCATCAAAAAAGGAATTGATCTTTCCAGTGAAAAGGAAACTTCAATCTTTTATAAGAGAAACCGGTGAGTTTATGAAAGGGGATTGTCAGCTTTAAAGCCTATATTCTTATATGAAcatatacagaaaaaataaagtacagtaatttcacgattataagccgcactgaatataagccgcacttctgggtttcagcaactttttgtttctttgtccatatataagccgcacctgattataagccgcatgttacaatacagagtgtgataaaaggtatctgttctatcaccatctgttgagggtgggggcagtgatccttatctcaatggcagataatctgctaatgggccatccattaaaaccaggcagggcattgttctttatcttttcacaacccatccttcctccagggagtcattgtctgctaatggcccattgagtcccactgtgtgactgataaaattactgcatcccattggaagctgctccagccagggggaagagcccaacatttcttaccaagataaaaacagaggttttgggacactaagggagcccctttctccactggactccagaggaaaaccggatttctccacatcaccactggagctccggagggaaactgcaccttgtacaggagcactgctccaactgaatcacatctgtcactgcaggaggatgcagccaccatggaatgggactgctaccaacaccctgcctgacagggtgtcaggttggactctgactttgtcagggtttggagtttgtttctttgtagtactgtatttctattttgatttccctagaaaagaactgttattcctaattcccatatttttgcctgaaagccccttgatttccaaattataataatttggagagagggggtttacattctccatttcaaagagaagttcctgcctttctcagcagacacctgtcctccaaactaaaacagcaactttttgttctttgtccatagataagccgcacctgattataagccgcactttgggtttggaccaaaattttagtcaaaatggtgcggcttataatcgtgaaattactgtacaatcTCCTCAAATGACAGATGACTTCCAATCCTCTGGTTGGAAAACAGTTTGTCATACTGCCAAGAGACCAGCTTCACACAAGAACAGCTACAAAATGAGAGCAGAGAGTTCCTTGCTTGCATCCCTCCTTTGACTCATGAAAGAGCAATTAGGGAGAAAACAATCACATCcaattttataaatttaatatCCTCAAACAAACCATGCCAGAGCATCAGCTGGGTTGAAGCAGGGCCCCAAGCAGCTGGGGCACAAGTGTACAACTGGTTTTATGGCTGTCTCTGTGGCTTTGCAGGGGTGTGGCTGGCAGGCAGCCAGGGAGGCCCCATCAGTGTTTATATGGACTTGCTGCAGTGATTATGTTAATGATGCCAGGATGGGGGAGAGAAGGTCAACAGGGGACACGAAGAACCTCTGTGCTGTCCAGAGACTTCTCATCCTCAAAGAAAAACCATTATCTAGAGCAGCTAATGGGAAGGATTCTCCACACCTGTGTTTAATACAGGGCTTCAGGGTGGTGGATCAGATAATCCATTAGCTTTCAGGCTGTGAAGCATTCCTTTCAGATCAACTGATTTTTCCCTGTGCAATCAAAGCTGTGAAGCAGAACCAATGGCAGAGAGTTTGCTCAGCTCCACAGGACCAGCACAACATACTTCTTCATAAGGTCTgtcctcctctccagctccaaGGCTCCATGGGAATAGCCCATCACAATGACATTTCACTGACTTCAAAGCAAAGTCCTCAAGGGAGAGTTTGCCTAGAGAGCCTCACAACAGAGGGACCCcatgccctgcagcagcacagctgggtgaaCCCAGTGAGAGAAGTCTCACTGAGCAGCTGCCAACATCAACAAAGCCTTTAGTTCCCCAGAAACATTGACATTTCACTTTTAAACTGGGGATTTAAACTGAAGGGTAGGGGAGAAGacaaaaatctttctttgtGACCAGTCCTGGGTACCAAAGTCTGGACCTGGTCAGAAATAGGAAAAGTAGAGTCTTGGCCAAAAGGGACCATCTTGTATCTGGCAACCTGGGAGTCAGAAGCcttatttttttcacaagagTGGCTAAAATGACACTGTGTGGGTGTGTAGTTGGGTAATTGCACAGGTTGGTGATGTTTCCCTCTGATTCAGTGAGCCAAAAGCATAATAGAGCCTTAGGGATGTCACCTTGAAAATGTGAAGATGCCTCCATTCATGGTTCCAAAGCAGGACAGTGCAACAAGGACAGGGACCACAGAGATCAGGCTTTTGAAGGCTCTCTGCACAAAGCTCTGGGGGAAGAGCAAACGTGACTTTAGGGAACATGTGGTGATCTCTAGGTTAGGTGACATCAGGGtcaaaaaaacaagaaaacttcTTCCATTGAAGGAGTAATATAGAGGTCATAAATCTCACCTTTTCTACTGTCATCTGTGGGttgtttctcattattttttagGCACAATTTTTTAGGAAGAATTTACTGGACAAGAAGAATTTACTGTTGCCCAGTAATCCAGAGAAATTACAAAGCAATAAAGCATTTTATAGGAAAACCATCTCTGAAAGACTTGCCATGAGCACAGCATAAGCTGGCCACACTGAGGACACAACAGCAATGACAACTCACCACGGCCACAGCAGGAGAAGCCAGAACATCTTGTGTTCCCAGGACTGTGTAATAGGAGACGTTGGTGAGCATGTACCCCACAATTACCGTGATCACAGACACGATGACAGCCAGGGGGATGTTTCTACAAGGAAgaggaacacacacacacagaacaagcTGCTATCCCTTGTTATGCCCAGTATTAGTGCAGATTTTATCTGTCGGTACAATTGATTGCAGTCAGGTGAGCCCACAAACTCATTCCTCCTGTACTGCActtgggaaagctgctggaaacCCAGGGCAGCTTCCTCCCAGCCTTACCGTTCAGGTTTGACCAACTCTTCACGCACAAAGCTGGTCTGAAACCTGCACATGGGAAGAGATGGGGTGAGAGTCTGAGTGTGAGAGTGTGAGCAGCCGTGTGCTGCCCCTGCAGTGCCCTCCCAGCGCACCTACCAGCCGGAGTATGCGAACATGCCTGCATAGAAAGCCAGGGGGAGCTTATCCAGAACCAGCGACTGCCTGTCAAAAGCATCCTGGAAGTTCTCGGTGTGCCCTGCAGAGGAGATagacagcaggcacagagcaggaaaatgtcAGAGACAGgcttccttccctcttccttccttcccttgtACCTCTTGCCCAGTCCTGGGAGGAGAGTTTGTGATTTCCTTGGAGCAGGGTATTCAAATCcattttattgctttaatttCAATGATATGTTTGCTTTCCTacagtgacatttaaaaaacccaaatctctCCCTCGTCCAGCCATGGTAGGCTGTCCTCTCCTTTCTTTAGGCCCAAAATCAAGTTGTTGGATTGACCCCCCtgttccatcccagccccctcAGCAGCTGGACACACACTGCCCTTTGATGTGGTGCAGCCAGCGAGACAGCTAACTCAGCTCTCACTGTGCtctctcctgttcctgctgctggagcactgaccccagccctgtgctggccagAGCATGGGAACCAGCctggaggaggggatgggagcagggatctGCCAGTCTGACCCTCCACCATTCACCCACAGGAAAAGGCACAGAGggcaaagcaaataaaattttccaagTTTAGGTGTCTCAGCTATTTACTAACTCTCCTATGTTTCCTTCAAGCTTGAAATAACAAAACAGCActtaacaccaaaaaaaaaaaatccaggtcaggattttctctaaataaaaaaaaaataaaaattaggaaagaGAGAAGTGCTGACTGGCCTCTCATTCGAACACAGTCAAAAGGAATTGCATTCCCAACATTTTCAAATCCATTTGGTTCCACATCTATGTTAAATTTTCCATAATAAACTCCCGTTAAGAGGTGAGAAGCTTGCCTAGTTGGGCTTCACCAGGCAAGGTGTGGCATGGCATGGAACACATGGAGAAAGTCAGGCCACTTCTGTGGAGGTGCTTCTGCAACAAGTTCAGTGACAAGATTTGGGCACTTGGGTTTGAAACACTGGCCCAACAAGTCTCTAATATAAGCCTGAGCCAAAGAGAAGGTAATGGCAGAGGAAAGGGCAGAAGtgcaatcaaaaaaaaaagaacagcacaAGGCAAAGGAATCAGGCAAAACTATAAAgcacaaaactgatttttaagcacaaaaaggaacaaaataagTCGATTTGAAAACAGGTTTGAAGAAAACTAATTCAAAATATAGGAGTAGGCTTATTGGGGTACTTTTTTTATGTTCTAAAATGATGGCTGGTAAGTGATGGTGCATGAAAAGGATTTATTGCCTGCAATGCATTAATGAGCAATTTGCAGTCCCCTGTGAGTCACATTAAATCCAACCTGTCACACTGGAGTCTGTCAGTGAATTCTCCCTCCAGATGTCACCGCACTTATCCTCCCCACCAGAGGAGGGGAGCCAGGGCTCCAGACTGTCATTTGAAGGCATTCCTAACAATAATGGCTCGGGATTCCTAGCTGCAGGGCACTCCTTTAGTTCAGCCAGCCAGCCCAAGGGGAGCTTTGCATGTTCAAAGGAGCCAGCTCCAGGCATCAGAAAGAAACATGAACACGGAGCCCATTGCCTGTAgtgttttctctgcagaaggTAATAGCATGAAGAGGGAGCAGGCTTCATCCCTTGAGTGGGAATGCCTTGGGCTTTCCTATAAACTGAGGCTTGGATTGAAGCCAGTGCTCTTGTATTGGGAGGGTTTTTCTCCCCCACTCAGCACGTGTGCTGCGGTTTCAATTAAAATCACCACATTGTGGGCATGGAATCCTGCACCAAGCTCACTGTAAATTCACTGAATTACCACCCATCTCGATCTGGAGGTAAAAAGCATCAGCTTATGCCACAGAAGGGTTAGAGATGCCATTACCAGGGCTCAGCTGTGACTGGCACAGGGGTTGCTGTCACATATCCTAAATGTCCATCGAATATGTGCTGCTTCAGAAATATTCTGAGCTACGCTGGAATTAGGCAAGTCTGACTCCAAAGAAAGACCATCTGCAGAGAAAGGTGCCTGTATGACCCTGGGTAGCATCATCCACTGGCACTAAGACCCACAAACCTTTGGAGAAAGCACCACCCAGCCAGGTGCATCAGCCCAGTGCAGTGATGCAGCTTGTGCCGGTCTCAGCTCCCAGCTAATCCAGATCTGGCACATGGACAGAGAaagctcctgccagctgggtGAGCACCACACTTGTCATTTGGGACTGATAAAAGCCATGACGGGGTGCACTTCGAGCAGAAACACCTACCCTGGGCCAGAAGCATCATCCCTGGCACGATGATGAGTGCAAGAGCCAGGAGTTTGACAACGGAGAGAGCCGTCTGCAGCCGCGCGCTCCAGGTGACGCTCC
This genomic interval from Catharus ustulatus isolate bCatUst1 chromosome 4, bCatUst1.pri.v2, whole genome shotgun sequence contains the following:
- the LOC116995741 gene encoding cystine/glutamate transporter-like — protein: MGKDKKEEAIFLRKKITLLRAFSLLIGSMVGSGIFISPKGVLQNSGSVGFSLVVWFSCGLLSMFGALSYAELGTRITKSGGHYIYILETLGPLPSFLFLWAEFFAIRPANSAVVSLAFGRYMLEPFFAPCAAPVPAVKLVSLMGYYMVLTLNSWSVTWSARLQTALSVVKLLALALIIVPGMMLLAQGHTENFQDAFDRQSLVLDKLPLAFYAGMFAYSGWFQTSFVREELVKPERNIPLAVIVSVITVIVGYMLTNVSYYTVLGTQDVLASPAVAVSFVQRAFKSLISVVPVLVALSCFGTMNGGIFTFSRTLFVASREGQWPPLFSMIHIRRHTPLPAVMLMFPLVTAMVCIGDIYHLLNFFSFSRWLFIGLATLGLIVHRHRHPELRSPFKVPLFVPVSFTIICLFTVAMSFYSDPVSISIGCTMVLSGFPVYYLIIRRQMSDRCRNLFYFLTHKLQLLLEVVQQEIKTY